One window from the genome of Leptospira johnsonii encodes:
- a CDS encoding anti-sigma factor antagonist (This anti-anti-sigma factor, or anti-sigma factor antagonist, belongs to a family that includes characterized members SpoIIAA, RsbV, RsfA, and RsfB.) produces the protein MILSAKLMRPAGSSAKSNTLLVRLNSPTGPASAQRQPLVLGLALDRSWSMKGSKMDSVIQASSSLVNWLTRRDFLTAVAYAEDVQVIQPLVPLAEKNSVIHRLNSIQVGTSTNLSGGWLHVLRTLELHPIADGYKRVILLTDGNPTLGIKDPVQLIQIAADAYKKGISTTVIGFGNDFNEILLKEIAESGGGNFYYVETPEETGDIFFKEFGDIGTLYAQSIELKIDFPKGIDYLDLVSEVSSYQEPDPEETGRTKTLVLEVGDMRADDVKSLVVQLRPTKKDTPPNINISASYYELTDGAKLEQKTIDIPLDWNDDSAKEDADVVVEATIAKTGKGLRKAGTLLKEGYTDESIALLNDLIKDINEKEELAPEVLQTLGFRVSSLKNRILENSPTAAKHLVASASELQYGAMENFPDDGVEYHDQIFAYRTNEDIDLYRCPEIKTAIQEKMKEGYRYIVFNLAKSSYIDSSAIGMLIQVAGWLRKRGGELIVSNLRSSVKKVFSITRLESHIRASETEEEAQSLLKAWIESKAV, from the coding sequence TAAGATGGATTCTGTGATCCAGGCTTCTTCTTCCTTGGTCAATTGGTTGACCCGTCGTGATTTTTTAACAGCAGTTGCCTATGCAGAAGACGTACAGGTAATCCAGCCTCTAGTTCCTCTGGCCGAAAAAAATTCAGTCATTCATAGATTGAATTCTATTCAGGTGGGTACTTCTACCAATCTAAGTGGTGGATGGCTTCATGTGCTTAGGACATTGGAATTACATCCGATCGCAGACGGTTATAAAAGGGTTATACTCCTTACCGATGGAAATCCAACATTAGGTATTAAGGATCCAGTGCAGTTGATCCAAATTGCAGCTGATGCATATAAAAAAGGGATCAGCACAACTGTTATCGGTTTCGGTAACGACTTTAACGAAATACTTTTAAAAGAGATAGCAGAATCTGGAGGAGGAAATTTCTACTATGTGGAAACTCCAGAAGAGACCGGCGATATATTTTTCAAAGAGTTTGGAGATATAGGGACCTTATACGCTCAATCTATAGAACTGAAAATAGATTTTCCGAAAGGAATCGATTATTTGGATCTAGTTTCAGAAGTTTCTTCTTACCAAGAACCTGATCCTGAAGAGACAGGACGTACCAAGACATTAGTGTTGGAAGTCGGAGACATGAGAGCCGATGATGTAAAAAGCCTAGTAGTCCAACTTCGTCCAACCAAAAAAGATACTCCTCCGAATATTAATATTTCTGCAAGTTATTACGAGTTGACAGATGGTGCTAAACTCGAACAAAAAACGATAGATATTCCCTTGGATTGGAATGACGACTCTGCCAAGGAAGACGCGGACGTAGTGGTAGAAGCTACTATCGCCAAAACCGGAAAGGGTTTGAGAAAGGCCGGAACACTTCTGAAAGAAGGTTATACAGACGAGTCCATCGCACTCTTAAACGATCTGATCAAAGATATTAACGAAAAGGAAGAATTAGCTCCTGAAGTTCTGCAAACTCTCGGCTTTAGAGTAAGTTCTTTAAAAAATAGGATCTTGGAAAATTCTCCTACTGCTGCGAAACATTTGGTGGCATCCGCTTCCGAGCTTCAGTACGGAGCTATGGAAAACTTTCCGGACGATGGAGTGGAATACCACGATCAGATCTTTGCATATCGTACGAATGAAGATATAGATCTTTATAGATGTCCTGAGATCAAAACCGCCATTCAAGAAAAGATGAAAGAAGGTTACAGATACATCGTATTCAATCTGGCCAAATCTTCTTATATAGATTCTTCCGCGATCGGTATGTTGATACAGGTCGCAGGTTGGCTCAGAAAAAGAGGCGGAGAATTGATCGTAAGTAATCTAAGATCTTCCGTAAAAAAAGTATTCTCGATCACTCGATTGGAATCCCATATCCGCGCTTCCGAAACGGAAGAAGAGGCTCAAAGTTTATTGAAGGCCTGGATAGAAAGTAAGGCGGTTTAG